One Leuconostoc mesenteroides subsp. mesenteroides ATCC 8293 genomic window, ACCAGCTATTTCAATTTCTATTCGAAAAAACTATTGACTTGAAGTCCACTCCAAGGGTTACACTTAATGTATTCACTAGTAAAAAAGGAGATTATCATGGATTACAAGACATTAGCTAGTGGCATTGAGATGCCCTTACTGGGATTTGGTGTTTTTCAAGTTCAAGAAAAAGGGGCTGCCAAACAAGCAGTACTCGATGCCATCAAAACAGGTTATCGATTAATTGATACAGCGGCCAGTTATGGTAATGAGCGAGAAGTTGGCGAAGCGATTTTGGAAGCAATCAATCAAGGCATAGTAAAACGTGAGGAATTATTCGTCACATCAAAGATGTGGGTTCAAGATGTTTCTGCACAGCAGGCAACTGCCGCCATCCAATCTTCATTACAACGTTTAAATTTAGATTACTTAGATTTATACTTGATACACCAACCTTATAATGACGTATTTGGTGCGTGGCGAGCAATGGAATCTGCGTATCGATCCGGCCAGTTAAAAGCTATCGGGGTCTCAAATTTTGATATTGCACAGTTAACTA contains:
- a CDS encoding aldo/keto reductase; its protein translation is MDYKTLASGIEMPLLGFGVFQVQEKGAAKQAVLDAIKTGYRLIDTAASYGNEREVGEAILEAINQGIVKREELFVTSKMWVQDVSAQQATAAIQSSLQRLNLDYLDLYLIHQPYNDVFGAWRAMESAYRSGQLKAIGVSNFDIAQLTNLAEFSDIKPMLNQIEVNPFQQNKKDITYFSQYGVQVEAWAPFAEGKNDLFSNILLRKIADKHHKSIAQIVLRWLTQRNIIVVAKSVKPERMAQNLDIFDFKLTHQELAEIETLDTNSSQFFNHADPDMIKWMANREISYDVTFN